In one window of Synchiropus splendidus isolate RoL2022-P1 chromosome 15, RoL_Sspl_1.0, whole genome shotgun sequence DNA:
- the mrpl51 gene encoding 39S ribosomal protein L51, mitochondrial produces MSVLGGFLRAATSWCRPAGALLSSARTFYTGSCCSNKVPCVPERKVVDRWTEKRSMFGVYDNIGILGDFKAHPKDLIIGPSWLRGFKGNELQRCMRKKKMVGNRMMTKDRHDLEKRIKFLYRRYNRYGKFR; encoded by the exons ATGTCAGTACTCGGGGGTTTCCTAAGAGCTGCGACGTCCTGGTGTCGACCTGCAGGAGCTCTGCTCAGCTCAGCCAGAACCTTCTACACTG GCTCATGCTGCAGCAACAAAGTCCCCTGTGTCCCAGAGCGAAAGGTCGTGGACCGGTGGACGGAGAAGAGGAGCATGTTTGGTGTATACGATAATATCGGGATCCTAG GAGATTTCAAAGCTCATCCAAAAGACCTCATCATCGGCCCCTCCTGGCTGAGGGGCTTCAAAGGGAACGAGCTGCAGCGATGtatgagaaagaagaagatggtgGGAAACAGAATGATGACCAAGGACAGACACGACCTGGAGAAGAGGATCAAGTTCCTGTACAGACGCTATAATCGCTACGGCAAATTCCGATGA
- the LOC128746680 gene encoding synaptobrevin-like, with amino-acid sequence MSAPDAAAPPAGPPGAPGAEGAPGAPPAPPNTSSNRRLQQTQAQVEEVVDIMRVNVDKVLERDQKLSELDDRADALQAGASQFESCAAKLKNKYWWKNCKMMIMMGIIGVIVVGIIFLYFFY; translated from the exons AT GTCAGCTCCAGAtgctgctgctccccctgctggacccCCCGGGGCGCCTGGTGCGGAGGGAGCCCCGGGTGCCCCTCCAGCACCCCCCAACACCAGCAGCAACCGCAGGCTACAGCAGACGCAGGCTCAAGTGGAGGAG GTGGTGGACATCATGCGGGTGAACGTGGACAAGGTTTTGGAAAGGGACCAGAAGCTGTCGGAGCTGGATGATAGAGCGGACGCTCTGCAGGCCGGAGCCTCACAGTTTGAGAGCTGCGCAGCCAAACTAAAGAACAAGTACTGGTGGAAGAACTGCAAG atgatgatcatgatggGCATCATTGGAGTGATCGTGGTGGGAATTATATTCT TGTACTTCTTCTACTGA
- the tapbpl gene encoding tapasin-related protein has protein sequence MLMVVLFVSLVTVVSAASVADVVLSCSLVEEASALGGRGGTGSPFSRTPATLILKDVPVSSEEDTETLTPFVPPSVPDPAAIMFETKVSSPQIPNVEVLLHADCHDLEVACEISSYSPRGAADRPGAHFFMASINVGEDFSSTLILQTLPPADSAMVHPRLALPLTRAGTLLTEVVFLMFTHTVSVPGSVRGDAHLHCGFLQKDKPSVQEVEVEWRLQHRGRGVRILEAKARSDSLEGGSNVNIKRSDSSIDAAQVISEGNASLSLSGLKVSDQGTYICSVAAGQFYGQQVVQLRISQPPAVSLSEDALVQSGSLQTLTCNCRRYFPLDVQMEWSSQAPTDPEPLVLADQGSLSSHQQHGDGTFTLSSRLTVSAEVPAGTKLTCTVSHAALDSPVSVSLLVQAADAVNYLGILGFLIITGLFFYQFSYFSHRLLVHHVIQYVLISKTSVMKATK, from the exons ATGCTGATGGTCGTCTTGTTTGTGTCTTTGGTGACGGTTGTCTCCG CGGCTAGCGTTGCCGACGTGGTTCTGTCCTGCAGTCTGGTGGAGGAGGCGTCTGCGCTGGGAGGCCGGGGGGGCACAGGCTCCCCCTTCAGCCGGACTCCCGCCACGCTCATCTTAAAAGACGTCCCGGTGTCATCCGAGGAAGACACGGAAACCCTCACTCCCTTCGTTCCTCCGTCTGTCCCAGACCCAGCTGCCATCATGTTCGAGACCAAAG TGAGCTCACCACAGATTCCAAACGTGGAGGTTCTGCTGCACGCAGACTGCCACGACCTGGAGGTGGCGTGTGAGATCAGCAGCTACTCCCCTCGAGGCGCCGCCGATCGCCCAGGAGCTCACTTCTTCATGGCGTCCATCAACGTAGGAGAGGACTTCAGCAGCACGCTGATCCTGCAGACGCTGCCACCCGCAGACTCGGCCATGGTGCACCCCCGACTGGCTCTGCCGCTCACCCGCGCGGGAACTTTGCTGACTGAAG TGGTTTTCCTGATGTTCACGCACACCGTGTCTGTTCCGGGGTCGGTGAGGGGGGACGCTCACCTTCACTGCGGCTTCCTGCAGAAGGACAAACCCTCGGTGcaagaggtggaggtggagtggCGACTGCAGCACCGCGGGAGAGGTGTGAGGATCCTGGAGGCGAAGGCGAGGTCGGacagtctggagggaggctccAACG tgAACATCAAGCGGAGCGACTCCAGCATCGACGCCGCGCAGGTCATCAGCGAGGGCAACGCGTCCCTGTCTCTGTCCGGGCTGAAGGTGTCCGACCAGGGCACCTACATCTGCTCTGTGGCTGCGGGCCAGTTCTACGGCCAGCAAGTGGTCCAGCTGCGCATCAGCC AGCCGCCGGCTGTGTCCCTCTCCGAAGATGCCCTGGTTCAGAGTGGCTCGCTGCAGACGCTCACCTGCAACTGCCGCAGATATTTCCCGCTGGACGTCCAG atggagtggtcctctcAGGCTCCGACAGACCCGGAGCCGCTGGTCCTAGCAGACCAGGGTTCTCTGTCCAGCCATCAGCAGCACGGAGACGGAACCTTCACTCTGTCGTCTCGCCTCACTGTGAGCGCCGAAGTCCCCGCCGGAACCAAACTCACCTGCACCGTGTCTCACGCCGCTCTGGATTCTCCCGTCTCCGTCAGTCTGCTGGTGCAAGCTGCAGATGCAG TGAACTACCTCGGGATCCTGGGCTTCCTGATCATCACCGGGCTTTTCTTCTACCAG TTTTCTTATTTCAGTCACCGACTCCTGGTGCACCACGTCATACAATATGTTCTCATCAGCAAAACGTCCGTGATGAAGGCGACCAAATGA
- the LOC128772189 gene encoding tumor necrosis factor receptor superfamily member 5 isoform X4, whose amino-acid sequence MFRKLSESSGILKAEEELSTMRCSKEDQYLNQNGRCCEKCPAGTRLAKECTDRETTQCQECGDGRFTTTKNSMSKCLVCRRCYPSNHLRVLEECRPQTNRVCQCESRFYCASPDCDICRPVTSCPPGQGVKVPSTRTNDTVCAPCGQGTYSNTSDLSACRPHTRCEDVGRHLATAGTSREDAMCGDLKTCWSRRADDVPVDGPRQLVGRLPPNPPAGPPPLLLLLLEEKTQRHISKCSGPTRGHSSSGTVLLLREERSLPGELRGPARVDFR is encoded by the exons ATGTTCAGAAAACTCAGCGAGAGCTCAGGAATCCTGAAAGCTGAGGAGGAATTGTCGACCATGCGGTGCTCCAAGGAGGACCAGTACCTGAACCAGAACGGACGCTGCTGTGAAAAGTGCCCAGCAG GAACACGCCTAGCAAAAGAGTGCACAGACAGGGAGACGACTCAGTGCCAGGAGTGCGGAGATGGACGCTTCACAACCACCAAGAACAGCATGAGCAAATGCCTGGTGTGCCGTCGGTGTTATCCCT CCAACCACCTGAGGGTCTTAGAGGAATGTCGGCCTCAGACTAACCGGGTGTGCCAGTGTGAGTCCCGCTTCTACTGTGCGTCGCCTGACTGTGACATCTGCCGTCCGGTGACCAGCTGTCCTCCTGGCCAAGGGGTCAAAGTTCCAT CGACACGCACCAACGACACAGTGTGCGCCCCCTGTGGACAGGGAACGTACAGCAACACGTCAGACTTATCGGCCTGCAGACCACACACCAG GTGCGAGGACGTGGGGCGGCACCTGGCAACAGCAGGGACGTCACGTGAAGACGCCATGTGCGGAGACTTGAAAACATGTTGGTCACGAAGAGCGGATGA tgtgCCCGTGGATGGTCCCCGCCAGCTTGTGGGCCGGCTTCCTCCTAACCCTCCTgctggtcctcctcctcttcttcttcttctgctggaggagaaaacGCAGAGAcacatcag CAAATGTTCCGGTCCAACTCGAGGACACAGCTCAAGCGGAACCGTTCTTCTCCTTAGAGAGGAACGGTCACTGCCAGGAGAGCTGCGCGGTCCCGCACG GGTTGACTTCAGATGA
- the LOC128772189 gene encoding tumor necrosis factor receptor superfamily member 5 isoform X1, whose product MFRKLSESSGILKAEEELSTMRCSKEDQYLNQNGRCCEKCPAGTRLAKECTDRETTQCQECGDGRFTTTKNSMSKCLVCRRCYPSNHLRVLEECRPQTNRVCQCESRFYCASPDCDICRPVTSCPPGQGVKVPSTRTNDTVCAPCGQGTYSNTSDLSACRPHTRCEDVGRHLATAGTSREDAMCGDLKTLCPWMVPASLWAGFLLTLLLVLLLFFFFCWRRKRRDTSANVPVQLEDTAQAEPFFSLERNGHCQESCAVPHGEPGLTSDDVTDSLSPKLHRSFTQLEISEPSDGHVTGRPLLPRTTSEPIEDEWSGS is encoded by the exons ATGTTCAGAAAACTCAGCGAGAGCTCAGGAATCCTGAAAGCTGAGGAGGAATTGTCGACCATGCGGTGCTCCAAGGAGGACCAGTACCTGAACCAGAACGGACGCTGCTGTGAAAAGTGCCCAGCAG GAACACGCCTAGCAAAAGAGTGCACAGACAGGGAGACGACTCAGTGCCAGGAGTGCGGAGATGGACGCTTCACAACCACCAAGAACAGCATGAGCAAATGCCTGGTGTGCCGTCGGTGTTATCCCT CCAACCACCTGAGGGTCTTAGAGGAATGTCGGCCTCAGACTAACCGGGTGTGCCAGTGTGAGTCCCGCTTCTACTGTGCGTCGCCTGACTGTGACATCTGCCGTCCGGTGACCAGCTGTCCTCCTGGCCAAGGGGTCAAAGTTCCAT CGACACGCACCAACGACACAGTGTGCGCCCCCTGTGGACAGGGAACGTACAGCAACACGTCAGACTTATCGGCCTGCAGACCACACACCAG GTGCGAGGACGTGGGGCGGCACCTGGCAACAGCAGGGACGTCACGTGAAGACGCCATGTGCGGAGACTTGAAAACAT tgtgCCCGTGGATGGTCCCCGCCAGCTTGTGGGCCGGCTTCCTCCTAACCCTCCTgctggtcctcctcctcttcttcttcttctgctggaggagaaaacGCAGAGAcacatcag CAAATGTTCCGGTCCAACTCGAGGACACAGCTCAAGCGGAACCGTTCTTCTCCTTAGAGAGGAACGGTCACTGCCAGGAGAGCTGCGCGGTCCCGCACGGTGAGCCAG GGTTGACTTCAGATGACGTCACAGACAGCCTCAGCCCCAAACTGCACCGCAGCTTCACGCAGCTGGAGATTTCAGAACCGAGCGACGGTCACGTGACAGGGCGCCCGCTTCTACCCAGAACAACGTCTGAACCGATAGAAGACGAATGGAGCGGTTCCTGA
- the LOC128772189 gene encoding tumor necrosis factor receptor superfamily member 5 isoform X2 — protein MFRKLSESSGILKAEEELSTMRCSKEDQYLNQNGRCCEKCPAGTRLAKECTDRETTQCQECGDGRFTTTKNSMSKCLVCRRCYPSNHLRVLEECRPQTNRVCQCESRFYCASPDCDICRPVTSCPPGQGVKVPSTRTNDTVCAPCGQGTYSNTSDLSACRPHTRCEDVGRHLATAGTSREDAMCGDLKTLCPWMVPASLWAGFLLTLLLVLLLFFFFCWRRKRRDTSANVPVQLEDTAQAEPFFSLERNGHCQESCAVPHGLTSDDVTDSLSPKLHRSFTQLEISEPSDGHVTGRPLLPRTTSEPIEDEWSGS, from the exons ATGTTCAGAAAACTCAGCGAGAGCTCAGGAATCCTGAAAGCTGAGGAGGAATTGTCGACCATGCGGTGCTCCAAGGAGGACCAGTACCTGAACCAGAACGGACGCTGCTGTGAAAAGTGCCCAGCAG GAACACGCCTAGCAAAAGAGTGCACAGACAGGGAGACGACTCAGTGCCAGGAGTGCGGAGATGGACGCTTCACAACCACCAAGAACAGCATGAGCAAATGCCTGGTGTGCCGTCGGTGTTATCCCT CCAACCACCTGAGGGTCTTAGAGGAATGTCGGCCTCAGACTAACCGGGTGTGCCAGTGTGAGTCCCGCTTCTACTGTGCGTCGCCTGACTGTGACATCTGCCGTCCGGTGACCAGCTGTCCTCCTGGCCAAGGGGTCAAAGTTCCAT CGACACGCACCAACGACACAGTGTGCGCCCCCTGTGGACAGGGAACGTACAGCAACACGTCAGACTTATCGGCCTGCAGACCACACACCAG GTGCGAGGACGTGGGGCGGCACCTGGCAACAGCAGGGACGTCACGTGAAGACGCCATGTGCGGAGACTTGAAAACAT tgtgCCCGTGGATGGTCCCCGCCAGCTTGTGGGCCGGCTTCCTCCTAACCCTCCTgctggtcctcctcctcttcttcttcttctgctggaggagaaaacGCAGAGAcacatcag CAAATGTTCCGGTCCAACTCGAGGACACAGCTCAAGCGGAACCGTTCTTCTCCTTAGAGAGGAACGGTCACTGCCAGGAGAGCTGCGCGGTCCCGCACG GGTTGACTTCAGATGACGTCACAGACAGCCTCAGCCCCAAACTGCACCGCAGCTTCACGCAGCTGGAGATTTCAGAACCGAGCGACGGTCACGTGACAGGGCGCCCGCTTCTACCCAGAACAACGTCTGAACCGATAGAAGACGAATGGAGCGGTTCCTGA